In one window of Desulfovibrio desulfuricans DNA:
- a CDS encoding MATE family efflux transporter, giving the protein MFEKIFSLSEARRFYAVGLPIFIAQLSQTGMTFADTAMSGLYSAQALAAVAVAGSIWAPVALLGIGCLLALSPLSAQFVGSGRPDRAAHLLRQGLWLTLAMSVVLVGFYYAISFHLELFGLEPALADMAGAYLRAIMWGLPGFLLFVNLRSFLEGFSRTRPAMVIGLLGLALNVPCNYVFIYGKFGLPELGGVGCGVASAISFWFMGLCMLYYLRRDPQYKCLGPLFAPLFRGGSAEEPRFDGALVLRVFRIGFPGALALFFEVSLFALSAILLAPLGTVMVAGHQIALNFGALVFMVPLSISMTATIRVGRYLGAQQAERAKIVARTALTLSVVFALLIATLTVLFRHSIVAIYTQDAAVAALAMQLLLYQAAYQIVDGLQVTGIGILRGHNDTRIISVICFAAYWIIGLPLGFALARTNLLVPSMGAAGFWIAYIVALGFGAACYLWRVRHLHSLTTEDMLQRVKR; this is encoded by the coding sequence ATGTTTGAAAAAATATTCTCTCTTTCCGAGGCTCGCCGTTTTTATGCGGTGGGTCTGCCCATCTTCATCGCCCAGCTCTCGCAAACGGGCATGACCTTTGCCGATACAGCCATGAGCGGGCTTTACAGCGCCCAGGCTCTGGCCGCGGTGGCCGTTGCGGGTTCCATATGGGCCCCTGTGGCCTTGCTTGGCATTGGCTGCCTGCTGGCGCTCTCTCCCCTGAGCGCGCAATTTGTTGGCTCAGGACGGCCTGATCGCGCGGCGCACCTGCTGCGGCAGGGCCTGTGGCTTACCCTGGCCATGAGCGTTGTGCTGGTGGGCTTTTATTATGCCATCTCGTTCCATCTGGAGCTTTTTGGGCTTGAGCCCGCGCTTGCAGACATGGCAGGGGCCTACCTGCGCGCCATCATGTGGGGTTTGCCGGGATTTCTGCTTTTTGTGAACCTGCGCAGCTTTCTTGAGGGCTTTTCCCGCACTCGTCCCGCCATGGTCATAGGCCTGCTCGGGCTGGCGCTTAATGTTCCCTGCAACTACGTGTTCATTTACGGCAAGTTCGGTTTGCCGGAGCTTGGCGGCGTGGGCTGCGGCGTGGCCTCTGCCATCAGCTTCTGGTTTATGGGCCTGTGCATGCTGTATTATCTGCGCCGCGACCCGCAGTATAAATGCCTGGGGCCGCTGTTTGCGCCTCTGTTCCGTGGCGGCAGCGCAGAAGAGCCGCGCTTTGACGGGGCGCTGGTCTTGCGGGTGTTCCGCATTGGCTTTCCCGGCGCGCTGGCCCTGTTTTTTGAAGTTTCGCTCTTTGCCCTCAGTGCCATTTTGCTGGCTCCTTTGGGTACGGTCATGGTGGCTGGGCATCAGATTGCCCTTAACTTTGGGGCGCTGGTGTTCATGGTGCCGCTTTCCATCAGCATGACGGCCACCATACGCGTTGGCCGCTACCTTGGGGCGCAGCAGGCCGAGCGCGCTAAAATTGTGGCCCGCACGGCCCTGACCCTGAGCGTTGTTTTTGCGTTGCTCATTGCTACCCTTACCGTGCTGTTCCGGCATAGTATTGTGGCCATTTATACCCAGGATGCGGCAGTGGCCGCCCTGGCCATGCAGCTCCTGCTCTACCAGGCCGCCTATCAGATTGTGGACGGCTTGCAGGTGACGGGCATAGGCATTCTGCGCGGGCATAATGATACGCGGATTATTTCTGTCATCTGCTTTGCAGCCTACTGGATTATCGGGCTGCCCTTGGGTTTTGCCCTGGCGCGTACAAATCTTCTGGTCCCCTCAATGGGGGCGGCGGGCTTTTGGATTGCCTACATCGTGGCCCTGGGATTCGGTGCGGCATGCTACCTCTGGCGGGTGCGGCATCTGCACTCGCTCACAACCGAAGACATGCTCCAGCGCGTGAAGCGTTAG
- a CDS encoding bifunctional nuclease family protein, translating to MVEMRVFGLTIDPQSKTPIVVLREASGDAVLPVWVGAMEAMAISLVLNNESLPRPLTHDLFLMTLKAFKAELRRVEINDLREGTFYAVLVLSGPEGRTRVDCRPSDAIALAMRAGAPILVEEEVLRLSAEEQQRAEQSTAVEVTTPIPDAATDMVRRVGAQKEADMLGGALLRHGELPPSLSADEETRYREMLRSLDPVSRRKM from the coding sequence ATGGTAGAAATGCGCGTTTTCGGCCTCACCATCGACCCGCAGAGCAAAACGCCCATCGTGGTGTTGCGCGAAGCCAGCGGCGATGCCGTGCTGCCCGTCTGGGTAGGAGCCATGGAGGCCATGGCCATTTCTTTGGTGCTCAACAACGAAAGCCTGCCCCGCCCTCTCACGCACGACCTCTTTCTCATGACGCTCAAAGCCTTTAAGGCCGAACTGCGACGCGTGGAGATCAACGATCTGCGCGAAGGCACCTTCTACGCGGTGCTTGTGCTTTCCGGCCCGGAAGGCAGAACGCGGGTGGACTGCCGCCCCTCGGACGCCATTGCCCTGGCCATGCGCGCAGGGGCGCCCATTCTGGTGGAGGAGGAAGTACTGCGCCTTTCTGCCGAGGAGCAGCAGCGGGCAGAACAAAGCACTGCCGTGGAAGTTACCACGCCGATTCCTGATGCCGCCACCGACATGGTGCGCCGCGTCGGCGCCCAAAAAGAGGCGGATATGCTGGGCGGCGCCCTGTTGCGCCACGGCGAGCTGCCCCCCTCCCTCTCCGCGGATGAAGAAACCCGATACCGCGAGATGCTGCGTTCTCTTGACCCGGTTTCACGCCGCAAGATGTAA
- a CDS encoding TetR family transcriptional regulator — protein sequence MSKYQETKIIQRKQPRQARSADVVAAILEAAARVLATEGAQRFTTARVAERAGVSIGSLYQYFPNKAAILFRLQCEEWRQTTSLLQTILQDAGMPPLDRLRTLVHAFVTSECEEAAMRAALHDSAPLYRHAPETAEIKAESRQIFSDFVAEALPLATESQRALVAELTSVTLAAAGKHFSSQGRSPQENEACATAVADMLCAYFSAIAQGPLACPQAGDGPYTASAI from the coding sequence ATGAGCAAATACCAAGAAACGAAAATTATTCAACGAAAACAACCACGTCAGGCACGGTCTGCCGATGTGGTGGCCGCGATTCTTGAGGCTGCCGCTCGCGTTTTGGCCACTGAGGGAGCGCAGCGTTTTACCACTGCACGCGTGGCCGAACGGGCCGGGGTCAGCATTGGTTCGCTGTACCAGTATTTTCCCAACAAAGCGGCCATACTTTTTCGGCTTCAGTGTGAGGAATGGCGGCAAACCACCAGCCTTTTGCAAACCATTCTGCAAGACGCGGGCATGCCGCCGCTGGATCGGCTGCGTACACTTGTGCACGCCTTTGTGACGTCGGAATGTGAAGAAGCAGCCATGCGCGCGGCCCTGCACGACTCTGCGCCCCTTTACCGACATGCGCCGGAAACAGCAGAAATCAAGGCCGAGAGCCGCCAGATTTTTTCAGATTTTGTGGCCGAGGCCTTGCCCCTCGCCACAGAAAGCCAAAGGGCATTGGTCGCGGAGTTGACCTCTGTAACTCTGGCTGCGGCGGGCAAACACTTTTCCTCGCAAGGGCGCAGCCCGCAGGAAAACGAGGCCTGTGCCACAGCCGTGGCAGACATGCTTTGCGCCTATTTCAGCGCCATTGCTCAGGGGCCGCTAGCCTGCCCGCAGGCGGGGGATGGGCCATACACGGCAAGCGCCATTTGA
- the ruvA gene encoding Holliday junction branch migration protein RuvA, whose translation MIAYLEGRLAEIWGNACLIVTEGGVGYEVALPAHTLASLPGRGEPLALYTSLAVREDALELFGFATFEERQTFEVLVSISKVGARTALGILSIFRPDDLRRVVFEDDVLALTRVSGIGKKTAEHVFLELKYKLKVEDAPQAAALTTGVRPGSVFRDVLDGLGNLGYEPDECAPLVKKLLHEEPDLDVTGALRATLKALAKGKV comes from the coding sequence ATGATCGCCTATCTTGAAGGCCGCCTGGCCGAAATATGGGGCAATGCCTGCCTGATCGTTACCGAAGGGGGCGTGGGGTACGAAGTGGCCCTGCCCGCCCACACGCTTGCCAGTCTGCCCGGCAGGGGGGAACCCCTGGCGCTGTACACCAGCCTTGCCGTGCGTGAAGACGCGCTGGAACTCTTTGGTTTTGCCACCTTTGAAGAGCGCCAGACCTTTGAAGTGCTGGTTTCCATCTCCAAGGTGGGCGCGCGCACTGCCCTTGGCATCCTTTCCATCTTCCGGCCCGACGACCTGCGCCGGGTTGTGTTTGAGGATGATGTGCTGGCTCTTACCCGCGTTTCGGGCATCGGCAAAAAAACCGCCGAGCATGTTTTTCTTGAGCTGAAATACAAGCTCAAGGTCGAGGACGCCCCGCAGGCGGCGGCGCTGACCACCGGGGTGCGCCCCGGCTCTGTATTCCGCGATGTGCTGGACGGCTTGGGCAATCTTGGCTACGAGCCGGACGAATGCGCGCCCCTGGTCAAAAAACTGCTGCACGAAGAGCCTGATCTGGATGTGACAGGCGCTCTGCGCGCCACCCTCAAGGCTCTTGCCAAGGGGAAGGTCTGA
- the miaB gene encoding tRNA (N6-isopentenyl adenosine(37)-C2)-methylthiotransferase MiaB, translating to MIEKTYHIITFGCQMNVHDSHWLGRALGARGFFEAPLEDAQVVVVNTCSVREKPEQKVMSTLGRIRQVSGGNPAVLVCVAGCVAQQLGESIFEKESQVRLVAGSDGIGNAPQAIERLLENPAQRLSLLDFTSQYVEREGTTEPGVVSGSVAYANIMQGCDNFCAYCIVPFTRGRQKSRSSTAILDECKALIDNGAREITLLGQNVNAFGQDKSGDGTSFAALLRKVAALPGLERLRYVTPHPKDMGPEDIAAFAELPQLCPRLHLPMQAGSDAVLARMKRRYDSAAFLDLVERLRAARPDLALSTDLIVGFPGESEQDFQDTLQMMRASNFMSSFSFCYSDRPGTRASLFPDKIPADVAQDRLLRLQALQDELGARWLQQRVGGETTLLIENRSPKEGQGPEPSWQGRDPYGAPVHVELPSQVDHTGYMVRVSITEAKKHSLMAQRLGEPW from the coding sequence ATGATTGAAAAGACCTACCATATCATCACTTTTGGCTGTCAGATGAACGTGCACGACTCCCACTGGCTGGGGCGTGCCCTCGGCGCGCGCGGTTTTTTTGAAGCGCCGCTTGAAGACGCCCAGGTGGTGGTGGTCAATACCTGTTCCGTGCGTGAAAAGCCGGAACAAAAGGTTATGAGCACGCTTGGCCGCATCCGTCAGGTTTCGGGCGGCAACCCTGCAGTGCTGGTGTGCGTGGCCGGATGCGTGGCCCAGCAGCTTGGCGAAAGCATCTTTGAAAAAGAAAGCCAGGTACGCCTTGTGGCGGGCAGCGACGGCATAGGTAATGCCCCGCAAGCCATCGAGCGTCTGCTGGAAAACCCCGCCCAGCGCCTCTCCCTGCTTGATTTTACAAGCCAGTATGTGGAGCGCGAGGGCACAACCGAACCCGGCGTGGTCAGCGGCTCTGTGGCCTATGCCAATATAATGCAGGGCTGCGACAATTTTTGCGCCTACTGCATTGTGCCTTTCACCCGGGGCCGCCAGAAATCGCGCAGCAGCACGGCCATTCTTGACGAATGCAAGGCGCTGATCGACAACGGCGCGAGAGAAATCACCCTGCTTGGGCAGAACGTCAACGCATTCGGGCAGGATAAAAGCGGCGACGGCACGAGCTTTGCCGCTCTGCTGCGCAAGGTTGCCGCCTTGCCGGGCCTTGAACGCCTGCGCTACGTTACCCCGCACCCCAAGGATATGGGGCCGGAAGATATCGCCGCCTTTGCGGAACTGCCCCAGCTCTGCCCCCGCCTGCACCTGCCCATGCAGGCAGGCTCGGACGCTGTGCTGGCCCGCATGAAACGCCGCTACGACAGCGCGGCCTTTCTTGATCTGGTGGAGCGCCTGCGCGCCGCCCGGCCCGATCTGGCCCTCTCCACTGATCTTATTGTGGGCTTTCCCGGTGAAAGCGAGCAGGATTTTCAGGACACGCTGCAGATGATGCGCGCCAGCAACTTCATGTCCAGCTTCTCCTTTTGTTACTCGGACAGGCCGGGAACGCGGGCCTCGCTCTTCCCCGACAAAATTCCCGCCGATGTGGCCCAGGACAGGCTGCTGCGCCTCCAGGCCCTTCAGGATGAACTTGGCGCGCGCTGGTTGCAGCAACGGGTGGGCGGGGAAACCACCCTGCTGATCGAAAACCGCAGCCCCAAGGAAGGCCAGGGGCCGGAGCCAAGCTGGCAAGGCCGCGACCCCTACGGCGCGCCCGTGCATGTGGAACTGCCATCGCAAGTGGACCACACGGGCTACATGGTACGGGTGAGCATTACCGAGGCAAAGAAACACAGCCTCATGGCCCAACGATTGGGGGAACCATGGTAG
- a CDS encoding response regulator — translation MTRPRQIHVLLLSESESMAALDRRALREVGVDRIEGLTSGVAAARMLAGLDEFPPSFKPDVVICSQRLSDMDGEQFCAILRLHPLLLDMPILLILPHDSEVEQLRTLGCGASALISRPYSFSQLKAHLDFLANSRSSLDDLEKAAHLADTRAFDEAVATYGILLKPIRQPEDYFRVGMQCLEQRKWNSAINAFQRAMRGALIQGKAELGMAAAWKGKGDMARYRHYLSLAAATFVRARQWNRARAVYARMLQEDPAARSPFLSEALQQIRQGNFDFAAGILAQGYEITPREQISERMAQICLATDTPDDMLKSMEACLEQALGADAEALSAEIRTTLETLTREAEAKKLEDAAERQWRAGRQAAKERGDAEGAPAEWTNDPLMQVGQAQMGNVQANQAQTAGTAPQAGARQRGQVGIALADEDEPDMPSQQGSAARAGNLRAGQGASSPVIPLWGEHEGAAQSTQNTRTAQDAQPAISGNTPIPPLLDPLARGKSSGSLLGGKSSLTDMMSIVKFTWKQAFRK, via the coding sequence ATGACCCGCCCACGGCAGATCCATGTTCTTCTTCTCAGCGAAAGCGAATCAATGGCCGCTCTGGACAGACGCGCATTGCGCGAAGTCGGGGTTGACCGCATTGAAGGTCTGACCTCCGGCGTGGCGGCAGCCCGCATGCTGGCTGGCCTTGACGAATTTCCCCCTTCTTTCAAGCCCGATGTGGTCATCTGCTCGCAGCGTCTTTCTGATATGGACGGCGAACAGTTCTGCGCCATCCTGCGTCTGCACCCCCTGCTGCTCGACATGCCCATTCTGCTGATTCTGCCCCACGACAGCGAGGTGGAGCAGCTCCGCACTCTTGGCTGCGGCGCAAGCGCCCTTATATCAAGGCCCTACTCCTTCAGCCAGCTCAAGGCTCATCTTGATTTTCTGGCCAACTCGCGTTCTTCGCTTGATGATCTGGAAAAAGCCGCCCACCTTGCAGACACCAGAGCCTTTGACGAAGCCGTGGCCACCTACGGCATCCTGCTCAAGCCCATTCGCCAGCCCGAAGACTATTTTCGCGTGGGCATGCAGTGCCTTGAACAGCGCAAATGGAACAGCGCCATCAATGCTTTCCAGCGGGCCATGCGGGGCGCGCTTATTCAGGGCAAGGCGGAGCTGGGCATGGCCGCGGCGTGGAAGGGCAAGGGCGACATGGCCCGCTACCGCCACTATCTTTCGCTGGCGGCAGCCACATTTGTGCGCGCGCGGCAGTGGAACCGCGCCCGCGCTGTTTATGCCCGCATGCTTCAGGAAGATCCCGCAGCGCGAAGCCCGTTTTTGTCCGAGGCCTTGCAGCAGATACGCCAGGGCAACTTTGATTTTGCAGCAGGAATTTTGGCTCAGGGCTACGAAATCACCCCCAGAGAACAGATCAGTGAGCGCATGGCGCAGATTTGCCTTGCAACGGATACCCCGGACGACATGCTGAAAAGCATGGAAGCCTGCCTTGAGCAGGCTCTGGGGGCTGATGCAGAAGCCTTGAGCGCAGAAATCCGCACCACGCTTGAAACCCTGACCCGCGAGGCCGAGGCCAAAAAGCTTGAAGACGCGGCAGAACGCCAGTGGCGGGCAGGCCGTCAGGCCGCCAAGGAGCGTGGGGACGCAGAAGGCGCGCCCGCAGAATGGACAAATGACCCCCTGATGCAGGTGGGTCAGGCTCAAATGGGCAATGTGCAGGCCAATCAGGCTCAGACAGCAGGCACAGCCCCGCAGGCTGGAGCACGGCAACGCGGGCAAGTTGGCATTGCCCTTGCCGACGAGGACGAACCGGATATGCCCTCCCAGCAGGGTTCTGCCGCCAGAGCAGGTAATCTGCGCGCCGGGCAGGGCGCATCCTCGCCAGTTATCCCCTTGTGGGGCGAGCACGAGGGCGCAGCCCAGTCAACGCAGAACACCCGCACCGCGCAGGATGCGCAGCCTGCCATTTCAGGCAATACCCCCATCCCGCCGCTGCTCGACCCGCTCGCGCGGGGCAAAAGTTCCGGGAGCCTGCTTGGCGGCAAGAGCAGCCTCACGGATATGATGTCCATAGTAAAATTTACCTGGAAGCAGGCCTTCCGCAAATAA
- a CDS encoding O-methyltransferase, whose protein sequence is MNSLSTQPLAHLLDTLLTQAETTTIEDICAATGLSAQALEQQKGCKTAYAGFYASLKNFAIPVSRRTGELLYMLARCSNARVVVEFGTSFGISTLFLAAALRDNGGGQMITSEFEPSKVARAQQNLQTSGLADLVEIRSGDALQTLGSNLPQHIDMLLLDGAKALYCDILKLAETGLRTGALVIADDAADSPEYLAYVRDPANGYMTLDFDDDVNLAVRLG, encoded by the coding sequence ATGAACAGCCTCAGCACGCAACCACTGGCCCATCTGCTTGATACCCTGCTTACCCAGGCGGAAACAACCACGATCGAAGATATTTGTGCGGCAACAGGCCTGAGCGCCCAAGCGCTGGAACAGCAAAAAGGCTGCAAAACCGCATATGCCGGTTTTTATGCCAGCCTGAAAAACTTTGCCATTCCCGTTTCCCGCAGAACCGGCGAACTTCTGTACATGCTGGCGCGCTGCAGCAATGCGCGAGTAGTGGTGGAATTTGGCACCTCATTCGGCATTTCCACCCTGTTTCTTGCCGCAGCCCTGCGCGACAACGGTGGCGGCCAGATGATTACAAGCGAGTTTGAACCCTCAAAAGTGGCGCGGGCGCAGCAGAATCTGCAAACTTCCGGACTGGCCGATCTGGTGGAAATTCGCTCTGGCGATGCCCTGCAAACCCTGGGCAGCAACCTGCCACAGCATATAGACATGCTGCTGCTCGACGGGGCAAAGGCCCTGTATTGCGATATTCTGAAACTGGCAGAAACTGGTTTGCGCACCGGCGCTCTAGTGATCGCCGATGACGCGGCCGACAGCCCGGAATACCTGGCCTACGTGCGCGATCCCGCCAACGGATACATGACGCTGGATTTTGATGACGACGTGAATCTTGCCGTGCGGCTGGGCTGA
- the moaA gene encoding GTP 3',8-cyclase MoaA yields MQACVNPFAPLGNCAAPGEELAPLAHPAPLCDGHGRVVRYLRLSVTDRCNLRCTYCRSEINQKFIPHPKVLRYEEMARLVGMMAALGVSKVRLTGGEPFARKGCDELLHMLHTRYPSLDLRLTTNGTLLEPHISLLRSVGVSAVNLSLDSFDRETFARVTGRDLLPAVLASLDGLLQAGIRVKINAVAMRGVNDGQMDDFVHAVRTMPVDLRFIEFMPMGSGTLWGPETFWSAADIRAEAERRVRLDPVQDSSAEAGPAKMFAVQGGKGRMGFITAVSCHFCGTCNRLRLTSDGNLRTCLFDDREYHLRGLLRNPRFDDEHLARVVRLACAGKPIGADLLKARKKGSAVADKQMVGIGG; encoded by the coding sequence ATGCAAGCATGTGTAAATCCATTTGCCCCTCTTGGCAACTGTGCCGCCCCCGGTGAAGAACTCGCGCCACTGGCGCACCCCGCCCCCCTGTGCGATGGTCATGGCCGCGTGGTGCGGTATCTGCGTCTTTCGGTCACTGACCGCTGCAACCTGCGCTGCACCTATTGCCGCAGCGAGATAAACCAGAAGTTCATTCCGCACCCCAAGGTGTTGCGCTATGAAGAAATGGCGCGCCTTGTGGGCATGATGGCCGCACTGGGCGTTTCCAAGGTGCGGCTTACCGGGGGCGAACCCTTTGCCCGCAAGGGCTGCGACGAACTGCTGCATATGCTGCATACGCGCTACCCATCCCTTGATCTGCGCCTGACCACCAACGGCACCCTGCTTGAGCCGCACATTTCGCTGCTGCGCTCAGTGGGGGTGAGCGCCGTAAATCTTTCCCTTGACAGTTTTGACCGCGAAACCTTTGCCAGAGTGACCGGGCGCGACCTGCTGCCCGCTGTTCTCGCCTCGCTCGACGGGCTGCTGCAAGCGGGTATTCGCGTAAAAATCAACGCCGTTGCCATGCGCGGCGTCAATGACGGGCAGATGGACGATTTTGTTCATGCCGTGCGCACTATGCCCGTTGATCTGCGCTTTATCGAATTTATGCCCATGGGCAGCGGCACCCTCTGGGGGCCGGAGACGTTCTGGTCTGCCGCAGACATCCGGGCCGAGGCCGAGCGCCGCGTGCGCCTTGATCCCGTGCAGGACAGCAGCGCGGAGGCTGGCCCCGCCAAGATGTTTGCCGTGCAGGGCGGCAAGGGCCGCATGGGATTTATCACCGCGGTATCCTGCCATTTTTGCGGCACGTGCAACCGGCTGCGGCTCACCAGCGACGGCAACCTGCGCACGTGCCTGTTTGACGACAGGGAATATCACTTGCGGGGGCTTCTGCGTAATCCGCGTTTTGATGACGAGCATCTGGCCCGCGTGGTGCGTTTGGCCTGTGCTGGCAAGCCCATCGGTGCCGATCTGCTCAAGGCCCGCAAAAAAGGCTCCGCCGTGGCCGATAAACAGATGGTGGGCATTGGCGGTTGA
- the ruvB gene encoding Holliday junction branch migration DNA helicase RuvB translates to MTDLANPCVAECTTGIDESVRPHSLDDFIGQDELRANLRVYLGAARERGKALDHTLFYGNPGLGKTTLAQIMASELGVNLICTSGPVLERSGDLAAILTNLNRHDILFVDEIHRMPIAVEEVLYPAMEDFKLDLVIGQGPAARTVKIDLEPFTLVGATTRMGLISSPLRDRFGIVARLEYYSPDDLARVVQRTARILGVEVSTDGAAEIGRRSRGTPRIANRLLRRVRDFALVHGDGLVTGEQASAALKRMDVDELGLDQMDRKLLEVLIKHYDGGPVGIKTLAVACSEEVRTIEDIYEPYLIQCGFLKRTPRGRMATALAYRHLKMLLS, encoded by the coding sequence ATGACCGATCTTGCGAACCCGTGCGTTGCGGAGTGCACCACAGGCATTGACGAAAGTGTACGCCCGCACAGCCTTGACGACTTTATCGGGCAAGATGAACTGCGCGCCAATCTGCGCGTGTATCTGGGGGCTGCGCGCGAGCGCGGCAAAGCGCTGGACCACACGCTTTTTTACGGCAATCCTGGGCTTGGCAAAACCACGCTGGCGCAGATCATGGCCTCCGAGCTGGGGGTCAATCTTATCTGCACCTCCGGGCCGGTGCTTGAGCGCAGCGGGGATCTTGCCGCCATCCTCACCAATCTGAACAGGCACGACATCCTTTTTGTGGATGAAATCCACCGCATGCCCATTGCCGTGGAAGAAGTGCTGTATCCTGCCATGGAAGATTTCAAGCTCGATCTGGTCATCGGGCAGGGGCCTGCGGCGCGCACGGTCAAGATTGACCTTGAGCCCTTTACTCTTGTGGGGGCAACTACGCGCATGGGCTTGATTTCTTCGCCCCTGCGTGACCGGTTCGGCATTGTGGCGCGGCTGGAATATTACAGCCCGGACGACCTTGCCCGCGTGGTGCAGCGCACGGCGCGCATCCTGGGCGTGGAGGTCTCCACTGACGGGGCGGCGGAAATTGGCCGCCGTTCACGCGGCACGCCCCGCATTGCCAACCGCCTGTTGCGCCGGGTACGCGACTTTGCCCTGGTGCACGGTGACGGCCTGGTGACTGGCGAGCAGGCTTCGGCGGCGCTCAAGCGCATGGACGTGGACGAGCTGGGGCTGGATCAGATGGACCGCAAACTGCTGGAGGTGCTCATCAAGCACTATGACGGCGGCCCGGTGGGCATCAAAACTCTGGCAGTGGCCTGCTCGGAAGAAGTGCGAACTATTGAAGATATTTACGAGCCATATCTTATCCAGTGCGGCTTTTTAAAGCGCACCCCGCGTGGGCGCATGGCAACAGCTTTGGCTTACAGGCACTTGAAAATGCTGCTTTCTTAG
- a CDS encoding DUF5334 domain-containing protein, producing the protein MKHLLFGAALLGCLCMTIPALAWDGFDADSADLVEVIPDRVPSKGDTVDVRNYDKDATETCLVESVARNARTVELVVRTPAGVTRTLVMEGR; encoded by the coding sequence ATGAAACACCTGCTATTCGGAGCCGCCCTGCTGGGCTGCCTTTGCATGACCATACCCGCGCTGGCCTGGGACGGCTTTGACGCCGATTCCGCCGACCTTGTCGAGGTCATCCCCGACCGTGTTCCCTCCAAGGGCGACACGGTGGATGTGCGCAACTATGACAAGGACGCCACGGAAACCTGCCTCGTTGAATCGGTTGCCCGCAATGCCCGCACTGTGGAACTTGTGGTGCGCACCCCGGCCGGAGTAACCCGCACCCTAGTGATGGAAGGCCGTTAG